The DNA window TACCTGCGTCAACAATTCCACCTAGGCTTCCTATTTTTTGTAAAAGAAATTGGTCGCAATGTTAAGGGAGTGGAGCAGATGAGTACTTCCGCAAACACTCAACATTCTGAACTCGCCAATCAGTGGTTCGATCGCTTGTGTGGATCGTGGACCGGGAGTTGCCGAACTTGGTTTGAACCAGGTCAGCTTGCGGATGAGTCTCCAATCCAAGGGCACTTCGAAAAGACAATTGGAGGCAACTTTCTCCGTCATCACTACACAGGTCAAATTCGAAACTCTCCGCGGGTCGGTGAAGAACTTTTCGTTTTCAATCCGGTCGGTGCGACGATCGACGTGAGTTGGGCAGACTCATTTCACATGAGTACATCGGTCATGCTATCTCGCGGGACGCTGACACAAGAGACACTCGACGTGACTGGTCAATACATGACCGGAGTTGATACTCCCGACTGGGGGTGGAGAACCGTTTATGACCTCATCAGTTCCGACGAGTTGATCATCACAGCTTACAACATCAGCCCGGAAGGCGAGTCCGCTCAAGCGCTCGAAACGAAGTACCGTCGCAGCGGTAAAGCTTGAATGCCGCGAGAACAGTCGTCTCGAAGTCTGCCATGCGGCGAACTCGCCGATCTCTCCTGTGAATTTGCGTTCCCTCTTGTGACTTTGCACGAGAAACAATTCACAGAGATCAACCGGGCCTCCTCGGATTCTGTAAGCCTCAGCGACGATGCACTGTCGAACGCATTAAACATTGCAATTGGAAGTCACTGTTCTTCTTTGCAGGAAAGTGACCTCTCGGTCGCCGAAGAGTTCATTGATGGGCTCCAGAATCACCGACAACTCTCGAGCGCAACACACTATCTTCAAACAACTTAAGAACGACATAAAATTGCGACAC is part of the Thalassoglobus sp. JC818 genome and encodes:
- a CDS encoding DUF1579 family protein, which codes for MSTSANTQHSELANQWFDRLCGSWTGSCRTWFEPGQLADESPIQGHFEKTIGGNFLRHHYTGQIRNSPRVGEELFVFNPVGATIDVSWADSFHMSTSVMLSRGTLTQETLDVTGQYMTGVDTPDWGWRTVYDLISSDELIITAYNISPEGESAQALETKYRRSGKA